A genomic segment from Paralichthys olivaceus isolate ysfri-2021 chromosome 22, ASM2471397v2, whole genome shotgun sequence encodes:
- the kirrel1a gene encoding kin of IRRE-like protein 1a isoform X2 has product MHRLLLLSLLLTSQTVWTARFSQEPADQSVVRGQTVILSCVVFNYSGIVQWTKDGLALGIGEDLQAWPRYRVLPVQELGQYNLEIQSADLSDDSVYECQAPDAALRSRRAKLTVLIPPDDPVIDGGPEVLLNAGESYNLSCVSRGAKPPSMVEWLKDGLPVNGAASATEVLPDRKRVTTRSYLPIHPVDTDTGRNYSCVATNLAIPGGKMTTVTLNVHHPPTVTLSIEPRSVMEGERVTFTCQAHANPPIMGYRWAKGGVVLQGARESVFTTKADHSFFTEPVSCLVFNAVGKTNVSILVDVHFGPILLVEPQPQTVDVNADVTLNCKWAGNPPLTLTWFKKGSNMVLSNSNNLHMESVSQADAGQYVCKAIVPRIGVGETEVTLTVNGPPFISSEPVQYAVRGEKGEVKCYIASMPPPDKIVWAWKENVWEKEKGTLLERYTVEQSKSSAEGGGVLSTLTINNVMESDFLSTYNCTAWNSFGPGTMIITLEENKEDMKGLIALWIVVSTILLLIFLLVLVLIFYLQRKGSRRGVTLGKPDIKVETITKETHSLEEDSGSVSTASRMVKAMYSPFKDDIELKSDLRSDTLDTRQEYDLKDPTNGYYNVRASTHDEGRPASRSTMHYSDYRSPTGTPGGAASISSSAGGSGATASGGAPGPPGPLTSPGRPQACYDPRPPSRLSHISYAQFNTFTRGGQSQQPPANPAPAASDFPGDCSLLDSTSQLAYDNYGYPSHYQTYRMGFAPSSLAPLEAGPSYEMYGVGSGVGAPGVGVSPGGPPPSGSETGLGKYGSSTRFSYTSQHSDYSHSRHTQRMQTHV; this is encoded by the exons ATGCACAGGCTGCTGCTCCTGAGTTTGCTGCTCACTTCTCAAACTG TGTGGACGGCGAGGTTCTCTCAGGAGCCAGCAGACCAGTCGGTGGTGCGGGGCCAGACGGTGATCCTGTCCTGTGTGGTCTTCAACTACTCTGGCATCGTTCAGTGGACCAAAGATGGCCTCGCTCTGGGCATTGGAGAAGACCTGCAGG CCTGGCCCAGGTACCGTGTGTTGCCTGTGCAAGAGTTGGGGCAGTACAATCTGGAGATCCAGTCAGCTGACCTGTCCGACGACTCCGTGTACGAGTGTCAGGCCCCTGATGCAGCGCTGAGGTCCAGAAGGGCCAAACTCACTGTCCTCA TCCCCCCAGATGACCCGGTGATCGATGGGGGTCCTGAGGTGCTGCTAAACGCCGGCGAGTCCTACAACCTGAGCTGCGTGTCTCGAGGGGCGAAGCCGCCATCGATGGTCGAGTGGCTCAAAGACGGTCTGCCTGTGAACGGGGCCGCCAGTGCTACT GAGGTGCTGCcagacaggaagagagtgaCCACACGTAGCTACCTGCCCATCCACCCTGTCGACACCGACACTGGAAGGAACTACAGCTGTGTGGCCACCAACCTGGCTATTCCCGGCGGCAAAATGACAACTGTCACGCTCAACGTCCACC atccACCGACAGTGACCTTGTCCATCGAGCCGCGTTCTGTCATGGAGGGGGAACGAGTCACCTTCACCTGCCAGGCGCACGCCAACCCTCCTATTATGGGCTACAG GTGGGCTAAAGGTGGCGTGGTGCTGCAGGGCGCCAGGGAGAGCGTGTTCACCACCAAGGCGGACCACTCCTTCTTCACCGAGCCTGTCTCCTGTCTGGTTTTCAACGCAGTGGGAAAGACCAACGTCAGCATCCTGGTGGACGTCCACT TCGGTCCGATCCTGTTGGTGGAGCCGCAGCCTCAAACAGTCGACGTCAACGCAGATGTCACCCTCAACTGCAAATGGGCGGGGAACCCTCCGCTCACACTCACGTGGTTCAAAAAGGGATCAAACATG GTTCTGAGTAACAGCAACAATCTGCATATGGAGTCAGTGAGCCAGGCGGACGCCGGCCAGTACGTTTGTAAGGCCATCGTCCCGCGGATTGGAGTAGGAGAGACTGAGGTCACGCTCACTGTGAACG GTCCTCCCTTCATCTCCAGTGAGCCCGTCCAGTACgcagtgagaggagagaaaggcgAGGTGAAGTGCTACATCGCCAGTATGCCTCCTCCGGATAAGATT GTGTGGGCGTGGAAGGAAAACGtgtgggagaaggagaaggggaCGCTTCTGGAGAGGTACACGGTGGAGCAGAGCAAATCGTCGGCCGAGGGCGGTGGCGTCCTTTCCACCCTCACCATCAACAACGTGATGGAGTCCGACTTCCTGTCCACCTACAACTGCACGGCCTGGAACTCGTTCGGCCCCGGCACCATGATCATCACGCTGGAGGAGAATA AGGAGGACATGAAAGGATTAATTGCTCTTTGGATAGTGGTCTCTACCATCCTCCTGCTCATCTTCCTGCTGGTCCTCGTTCTTATCTTCTACCTGCAGCGCAAAGGCA GTCGGCGCGGGGTCACGCTGGGTAAGCCCGACATCAAGGTGGAGACGATAACCAAGGAGACCCACAGCTTGGAGGAGGACTCCGGCAGCGTGTCCACGGCTTCGCGCATGGTCAAGGCCATGTACTCG CCATTTAAAGATGACATAGAGCTCAAGTCTGACCTCCGCAGTGACACCCTGGACACCCGTCAGGAGTACGACCTAAAG GACCCGACCAATGGCTACTACAACGTTAGAGCCTCCACCCACGATGAAGGCCGCCCTGCCTCCCGCTCCACCATGCATTACTCCGACTACCGCTCCCCTACAGGAACACCAGGGGGAGCTGCATCCATAAGTAGCAGTGCGGGAGGCTCAGGAGCCACAGCCAGTGGAGGAGCCCCCGGTCCCCCTGGACCCCTTACCTCCCCCGGCCGCCCCCAGGCCTGCTACGACCCCCGACCCCCCTCAAGACTGTCCCACATCAGCTACGCGCAGTTCAACACCTTCACTCGTGGGGGCCAGAGCCAGCAGCCCCCTGCCAACCCCGCCCCTGCAGCCAGCGACTTCCCAGGTGACTGCAGCCTCCTGGACTCCACTTCCCAGCTGGCCTACGACAACTACGGATACCCCTCGCATTACCAGACCTACCGTATGGGTTTCGCCCCATCCAGCTTGGCCCCGCTGGAGGCCGGCCCATCCTATGAGATGTACGGGGTGGGATCTGGCGTGGGGGCCCCTGGGGTAGGGGTCAGTCCTGGGGGCCCACCTCCCTCGGGATCAGAGACTGGACTCGGGAAGTATGGCAGCTCCACTCGCTTCTCCTACACCTCGCAACACTCTGACTACTCCCACagccgacacacacagaggatgcagaCTCACGTGTGA
- the kirrel1a gene encoding kin of IRRE-like protein 1a isoform X1, with product MHRLLLLSLLLTSQTVWTARFSQEPADQSVVRGQTVILSCVVFNYSGIVQWTKDGLALGIGEDLQAWPRYRVLPVQELGQYNLEIQSADLSDDSVYECQAPDAALRSRRAKLTVLIPPDDPVIDGGPEVLLNAGESYNLSCVSRGAKPPSMVEWLKDGLPVNGAASATEVLPDRKRVTTRSYLPIHPVDTDTGRNYSCVATNLAIPGGKMTTVTLNVHHPPTVTLSIEPRSVMEGERVTFTCQAHANPPIMGYRWAKGGVVLQGARESVFTTKADHSFFTEPVSCLVFNAVGKTNVSILVDVHFGPILLVEPQPQTVDVNADVTLNCKWAGNPPLTLTWFKKGSNMVLSNSNNLHMESVSQADAGQYVCKAIVPRIGVGETEVTLTVNGPPFISSEPVQYAVRGEKGEVKCYIASMPPPDKIVWAWKENVWEKEKGTLLERYTVEQSKSSAEGGGVLSTLTINNVMESDFLSTYNCTAWNSFGPGTMIITLEENKEDMKGLIALWIVVSTILLLIFLLVLVLIFYLQRKGSRRGVTLGKPDIKVETITKETHSLEEDSGSVSTASRMVKAMYSFLPSVSFSPSNQPFKDDIELKSDLRSDTLDTRQEYDLKDPTNGYYNVRASTHDEGRPASRSTMHYSDYRSPTGTPGGAASISSSAGGSGATASGGAPGPPGPLTSPGRPQACYDPRPPSRLSHISYAQFNTFTRGGQSQQPPANPAPAASDFPGDCSLLDSTSQLAYDNYGYPSHYQTYRMGFAPSSLAPLEAGPSYEMYGVGSGVGAPGVGVSPGGPPPSGSETGLGKYGSSTRFSYTSQHSDYSHSRHTQRMQTHV from the exons ATGCACAGGCTGCTGCTCCTGAGTTTGCTGCTCACTTCTCAAACTG TGTGGACGGCGAGGTTCTCTCAGGAGCCAGCAGACCAGTCGGTGGTGCGGGGCCAGACGGTGATCCTGTCCTGTGTGGTCTTCAACTACTCTGGCATCGTTCAGTGGACCAAAGATGGCCTCGCTCTGGGCATTGGAGAAGACCTGCAGG CCTGGCCCAGGTACCGTGTGTTGCCTGTGCAAGAGTTGGGGCAGTACAATCTGGAGATCCAGTCAGCTGACCTGTCCGACGACTCCGTGTACGAGTGTCAGGCCCCTGATGCAGCGCTGAGGTCCAGAAGGGCCAAACTCACTGTCCTCA TCCCCCCAGATGACCCGGTGATCGATGGGGGTCCTGAGGTGCTGCTAAACGCCGGCGAGTCCTACAACCTGAGCTGCGTGTCTCGAGGGGCGAAGCCGCCATCGATGGTCGAGTGGCTCAAAGACGGTCTGCCTGTGAACGGGGCCGCCAGTGCTACT GAGGTGCTGCcagacaggaagagagtgaCCACACGTAGCTACCTGCCCATCCACCCTGTCGACACCGACACTGGAAGGAACTACAGCTGTGTGGCCACCAACCTGGCTATTCCCGGCGGCAAAATGACAACTGTCACGCTCAACGTCCACC atccACCGACAGTGACCTTGTCCATCGAGCCGCGTTCTGTCATGGAGGGGGAACGAGTCACCTTCACCTGCCAGGCGCACGCCAACCCTCCTATTATGGGCTACAG GTGGGCTAAAGGTGGCGTGGTGCTGCAGGGCGCCAGGGAGAGCGTGTTCACCACCAAGGCGGACCACTCCTTCTTCACCGAGCCTGTCTCCTGTCTGGTTTTCAACGCAGTGGGAAAGACCAACGTCAGCATCCTGGTGGACGTCCACT TCGGTCCGATCCTGTTGGTGGAGCCGCAGCCTCAAACAGTCGACGTCAACGCAGATGTCACCCTCAACTGCAAATGGGCGGGGAACCCTCCGCTCACACTCACGTGGTTCAAAAAGGGATCAAACATG GTTCTGAGTAACAGCAACAATCTGCATATGGAGTCAGTGAGCCAGGCGGACGCCGGCCAGTACGTTTGTAAGGCCATCGTCCCGCGGATTGGAGTAGGAGAGACTGAGGTCACGCTCACTGTGAACG GTCCTCCCTTCATCTCCAGTGAGCCCGTCCAGTACgcagtgagaggagagaaaggcgAGGTGAAGTGCTACATCGCCAGTATGCCTCCTCCGGATAAGATT GTGTGGGCGTGGAAGGAAAACGtgtgggagaaggagaaggggaCGCTTCTGGAGAGGTACACGGTGGAGCAGAGCAAATCGTCGGCCGAGGGCGGTGGCGTCCTTTCCACCCTCACCATCAACAACGTGATGGAGTCCGACTTCCTGTCCACCTACAACTGCACGGCCTGGAACTCGTTCGGCCCCGGCACCATGATCATCACGCTGGAGGAGAATA AGGAGGACATGAAAGGATTAATTGCTCTTTGGATAGTGGTCTCTACCATCCTCCTGCTCATCTTCCTGCTGGTCCTCGTTCTTATCTTCTACCTGCAGCGCAAAGGCA GTCGGCGCGGGGTCACGCTGGGTAAGCCCGACATCAAGGTGGAGACGATAACCAAGGAGACCCACAGCTTGGAGGAGGACTCCGGCAGCGTGTCCACGGCTTCGCGCATGGTCAAGGCCATGTACTCG TTTCTCCCCTCTGtgtccttctctccctccaatCAGCCATTTAAAGATGACATAGAGCTCAAGTCTGACCTCCGCAGTGACACCCTGGACACCCGTCAGGAGTACGACCTAAAG GACCCGACCAATGGCTACTACAACGTTAGAGCCTCCACCCACGATGAAGGCCGCCCTGCCTCCCGCTCCACCATGCATTACTCCGACTACCGCTCCCCTACAGGAACACCAGGGGGAGCTGCATCCATAAGTAGCAGTGCGGGAGGCTCAGGAGCCACAGCCAGTGGAGGAGCCCCCGGTCCCCCTGGACCCCTTACCTCCCCCGGCCGCCCCCAGGCCTGCTACGACCCCCGACCCCCCTCAAGACTGTCCCACATCAGCTACGCGCAGTTCAACACCTTCACTCGTGGGGGCCAGAGCCAGCAGCCCCCTGCCAACCCCGCCCCTGCAGCCAGCGACTTCCCAGGTGACTGCAGCCTCCTGGACTCCACTTCCCAGCTGGCCTACGACAACTACGGATACCCCTCGCATTACCAGACCTACCGTATGGGTTTCGCCCCATCCAGCTTGGCCCCGCTGGAGGCCGGCCCATCCTATGAGATGTACGGGGTGGGATCTGGCGTGGGGGCCCCTGGGGTAGGGGTCAGTCCTGGGGGCCCACCTCCCTCGGGATCAGAGACTGGACTCGGGAAGTATGGCAGCTCCACTCGCTTCTCCTACACCTCGCAACACTCTGACTACTCCCACagccgacacacacagaggatgcagaCTCACGTGTGA
- the il13ra1 gene encoding interleukin-13 receptor subunit alpha-1 isoform X1, whose protein sequence is MTGRTGSLSLFLIARLFLMVESHTGQVLPPQNLSLLWINDFQPQLTWDPLQHSAVNCTFQVLSYKKGISEDSFTEDLPSPPWTRPTTVMNGGFLHFSVVTKCDNRKSEPAVLNVSYPVMRDVQCYRYSSNDVTCFWKPAAPKQSVHFFYRVVKKYQSVNEVTPLPRLQECSSYNITLGVRTGCRLQSNLQQEIQILFNGTVNNTPFRNTFSKDNINDVKESLNWTVKKDGNKFTIGWNTPDITSGFQAFQINYTECQKKKDLLIQDIKQTSYELNRLPDCQYRMAMKACYSKFNTEWSEEKYFDAETDAYGWVYAVVLTPLVLAGLTVLTFVCCRKIRIHIFPQVPQPRDHLTDIFDNNNKSTVGNMYIPAEEDDFCKITLLTDPVDIDTNGAFPSSPSENKVKFCDENSS, encoded by the exons ATGACTGGAAGGACTGGAAGTTTGTCCTTGTTCCTTATAGCTCGGCTCTTTCTGATGGTGGAATCGCACACgg GCCAAGTCTTACCACCACAAAATCTGTCCCTGCTGTGGATTAACGACTTTCAACCTCAGTTGACCTGGGACCCACTGCAGCATTCAGCGGTGAATTGCACCTTTCAGGTGCTTTCATATAAAAAAGGAATATCAGAAGACAGCTTTACGGAA gatcTCCCTTCCCCTCCCTGGACCCGCCCTACCACCGTGATGAACGGAGGATTTCTGCATTTTTCCGTTGTAACTAAATGTGATAACAGAAAGAGCGAGCCGGCTGTCCTCAATGTCTCTTATCCAG TGATGAGGGACGTGCAGTGCTACAGGTACTCCTCAAATGACGTTACCTGCTTCTGGAAGCCAGCTGCTCCCAAGCAAAGTGTTCATTTTTTCTATCG aGTGGTGAAAAAGTATCAATCTGTAAACGAGGTTACCCCTTTACCCCGTTTGCAAGAGTGCTCGTCATATAATATCACCCTAGGCGTCAGGACCGGCTGTAGGCTGCAGTCCAACCTCCAACAGGAAATTCAGATTTTGTTCAACGGGACGGTGAACAACACGCCTTTCAGGAACACTTTCAGCAAGGACAATATAAATGATG TGAAAGAATCCCTTAACTGGACAGTAAAAAAAGATGGGAATAAATTCACCATCGGATGGAATACTCCTGACATCACAAGCGGTTTTCAGGCGTTTCAGATCAACTACACTGAGTGTCAGAAAAAGAAG GATCTGTTGATACaagacataaaacaaacatcatATGAGCTGAACCGGCTGCCTGACTGCCAGTACCGCATGGCAATGAAAGCTTGTTACTCAAAATTTAATACAGAATGGAGCGAGGAGAAATATTTTG ATGCAGAGACGGATGCTTATGGGTGGGTGTATGCCGTCGTCCTCACCCCATTGGTGCTGGCTGGCCTGACAGTCCTGACCtttgtgtgttgcaggaa GATTAGGATTCACATCTTCCCTCAAGTACCACAACCTCGGGACCACCTCACAGATATTTTTGAcaacaacaataag agCACTGTTGGCAATATGTACATCCCAGCAGAGGAAGATGACTTCTGTAAAATCACACTGTTGACAGATCCTGTTGATATAGACACAAATGGAGCGTTTCCTTCCAGCCCAAGTGAGAATAAAGTAAAATTTTGTGATGAGAATTCATCATGA
- the il13ra1 gene encoding interleukin-13 receptor subunit alpha-1 isoform X2, which produces MNGGFLHFSVVTKCDNRKSEPAVLNVSYPVMRDVQCYRYSSNDVTCFWKPAAPKQSVHFFYRVVKKYQSVNEVTPLPRLQECSSYNITLGVRTGCRLQSNLQQEIQILFNGTVNNTPFRNTFSKDNINDVKESLNWTVKKDGNKFTIGWNTPDITSGFQAFQINYTECQKKKDLLIQDIKQTSYELNRLPDCQYRMAMKACYSKFNTEWSEEKYFDAETDAYGWVYAVVLTPLVLAGLTVLTFVCCRKIRIHIFPQVPQPRDHLTDIFDNNNKSTVGNMYIPAEEDDFCKITLLTDPVDIDTNGAFPSSPSENKVKFCDENSS; this is translated from the exons ATGAACGGAGGATTTCTGCATTTTTCCGTTGTAACTAAATGTGATAACAGAAAGAGCGAGCCGGCTGTCCTCAATGTCTCTTATCCAG TGATGAGGGACGTGCAGTGCTACAGGTACTCCTCAAATGACGTTACCTGCTTCTGGAAGCCAGCTGCTCCCAAGCAAAGTGTTCATTTTTTCTATCG aGTGGTGAAAAAGTATCAATCTGTAAACGAGGTTACCCCTTTACCCCGTTTGCAAGAGTGCTCGTCATATAATATCACCCTAGGCGTCAGGACCGGCTGTAGGCTGCAGTCCAACCTCCAACAGGAAATTCAGATTTTGTTCAACGGGACGGTGAACAACACGCCTTTCAGGAACACTTTCAGCAAGGACAATATAAATGATG TGAAAGAATCCCTTAACTGGACAGTAAAAAAAGATGGGAATAAATTCACCATCGGATGGAATACTCCTGACATCACAAGCGGTTTTCAGGCGTTTCAGATCAACTACACTGAGTGTCAGAAAAAGAAG GATCTGTTGATACaagacataaaacaaacatcatATGAGCTGAACCGGCTGCCTGACTGCCAGTACCGCATGGCAATGAAAGCTTGTTACTCAAAATTTAATACAGAATGGAGCGAGGAGAAATATTTTG ATGCAGAGACGGATGCTTATGGGTGGGTGTATGCCGTCGTCCTCACCCCATTGGTGCTGGCTGGCCTGACAGTCCTGACCtttgtgtgttgcaggaa GATTAGGATTCACATCTTCCCTCAAGTACCACAACCTCGGGACCACCTCACAGATATTTTTGAcaacaacaataag agCACTGTTGGCAATATGTACATCCCAGCAGAGGAAGATGACTTCTGTAAAATCACACTGTTGACAGATCCTGTTGATATAGACACAAATGGAGCGTTTCCTTCCAGCCCAAGTGAGAATAAAGTAAAATTTTGTGATGAGAATTCATCATGA